The Tolypothrix sp. NIES-4075 DNA segment AGTTCCATATTTTCTGTTTTTATTGCCTGATGTTATTGAATTTACTAATTGATAAAATCATTTATACGCGAGTATAAGGTGACGTAATTATTACTTAAAAATTTTTCAGTATTGCATTTTACCAAATCATGCTGGACATTCATCGAATCTTCAAAAAGAAAAAGTCATCAATCAGCTAAAGTTTTGTTAAGATGCAAATGTTAGTAGTTTCTTAACGAAAAACATCAATCAGGATGTGAAGAAAGAAATAGCACTAACAATATAGAGTTCGGAAGATAAAGCAATGAACACCTACATTTTTTTTAACGACGCCCTCCAAATGCTTGTCAACGCTTACTTAGTATCAGCTGTACTGCTAATCGCGGCTTCGGGTATTGGGTTAGCAGTCATCGAAACGATTGAAAAATCAGGTCAACGCTAACCTAAACCTCAGTTGTAGACTTGTTTTCCACATATTTTAGGTGCAGGTGTTCACTACTGAGAAATCTTGGGAACACTAATAACACCAAGGTCAAAGTTAGTTATTTAAATTACCTAATTATTACGTAAATAACAGGTAACGACATCACTACTCAGACCCAAATGTAAGGAAAAAACTACAATGGGTTTATTCGATAGAATGTTTAGCGCACAAAGTCAAGTCCAAGAAGCATTCAGTCCAGCAGAAGCCTTTGCTGCTATTACTCTAGCGGCGATCGCCTCCGACGGTTATCTTTCTGAAGAAGAAACAAGAGGTATCACGGCTACCCTGTCTCGGATGAAGCTTTTCAGAAGTTATCCCAATGATGTAATGAACAGGCTGTTAGACAAACTCCTGGGAATTCTCCAGCGGGATGGTATCAATACTTTATTTGATACAGCTAAAGAATCTCTGCCCCCCGACTTACGGGAAGCGGCTTTTGCGGTAACGGCGGATTTAATATTAGCGTCGGGTATCTTTACTGAAGAAGAAAATAGTTTTTTAAACGATTTATATCAAGCTTTAGGTATATCAAGGGATATTGCCATACAAGTTGTGCAGGTGATGATAATAAAAAACCGGGGATAAAGATAAAAAATCAGTTATAACTTATAAACTAAGTGTGCCAAAGGAGCGATCGCTTCTTTGGCATTGTTTTTGGCGTGAAGTGCGGGGAGTGGGGGAGAAACAATTTGACCTAAGTGTTGATAGTTTAAAAATGTTTACCTCGGTAGTTTATATTTTTTCCCAAATAATTATAGGATTTAGAAGTTTTTGTCCTCACACCACTTCCGGAAGGAGTATTTCTCTCCAGAAGTTAATAAACGTATCCTGTGGAATACAAAAGTAGTAATATGTCCTGTTCTGCCACCTTAACTCAACTAGTTGAAGTTCTTTCTGCCCAGCCTGTAAACTTATCTGAAGCTGCGTTAACACAATTGGGTAGCGCTATTCAAACTGATACCCGTTTTTTACAACCGGGTGAAGTATTTGTGGCTCTACGAGGGGAAAAGTTTGATGGACACGAGTTTGTACCAATGGCGATCGCCAAAAATGCAATCGCGGCGATCGTTGATTTTGAATACGAAAATCCGGGATTTCCTGTCTTGCAGGTAAAAGATACCCTTAAAGCATATCAACAAATCGCTTCTTGGTGGCGCGATCGCTTTCAAATCCCTGTAATTGGGGTAACAGGTTCTGTAGGTAAAACTACCACCAAGGAACTCATCGCCGCTGTTTTAGGAACCCGTGGACGAGTTCACAAAACTTATGGAAATTACAATAATGAAATCGGCGTTCCAAAAACTCTTCTAGAACTAAGTTCAGAACATGATTATGCCGTAATTGAAATGGCGATGCGCGGTAAAGGACAAATTGCCGAACTAACAGAAATTGCCCGTCCGACGATTGCTGTAATTACCAATGTGGGAACGGCACATATTGAGTTACTCGGTTCCACCGAAGCGATCGCTGAAGCAAAATGTGAGTTATTAGCGCAAATGCCGTCATCTGGTGTAGCAATTCTCAATCACGATAATCCCTTATTAATGGCAACAGCGGCGAAAGTTTGGCAAGGCGAAACTTTGACTTATGGCTTGTCTGGGGGCGATATCCACGGGCTTTTAATTGATAACCAGACTGTGAAAGTGGGAGGGATGGAACTTCCTTTACCTTTACCCGGTCGCCACAATGCGACTAATTTTATGGCGGCTTTGGCGGTAGCGCAGGTTGTAGGTATTGATTGGTCGTGCTTGAAAGCGGGTGTTGTCGTTGATATGCCGTCTGGACGATCGCAACGTTTTGCTTTGCCCAATGATGTGATAATATTAGATGAAACATACAATGCTGCACCAGAAGCTATGATGGCAGCGTTGCAATTATTAGCAGATACACCCGGAAAACGGAAAATTGCCGTATTGGGTGCAATGAAAGAATTAGGAGAGCGATCGCACTCCTTACACTCCTCAGTAGGCGAAATGGTGCGAAAGCTGAATTTAGATAATTTGCTGGTGTTGGTTGACGGACAAGATGCGGAAGAATACGCACTAAGCGCTAAAGGTATTCCATCCGAATGCTTTGCAACTCATGCCGATTTGCTTGCTCGATTGAAAGAATTTGTCACAGAAGGCGATCGTTTACTTTTCAAAGCCGCACATTCTGTAGGTTTAGATCGCGTCGTCAATCAGTTTCGTCTTGAATTTCGTAGTGAGCGCTTAAGCGCTCAAAGCAAAATCTAATTAACCTACTTCCCTAGCCAAAACTGCTGCAACGACTGAAAAAGTTTCACAAACATCTCCTCCAACCAAAGCAACGCTGCATCAAGCCATGCTAAAATTCGCTCTAAAGGATGCTTTTCATACCCCATTGATGTTGCTTTGGTTTCTATCCAATCGGGTTTAGCCTCAATTTCAGTTGTTGGAAAACGCTGTTTTTGAGCAACTTCCCCTTTGTTACTTTCAACCTGGGAAATCTTCGATTCAGTTGATTTTATTGCAGCGACTTTTCCAGATGCTTTTTCACTTCGAGTTAAATCGGTGGTTGGTTTTTGCTGTTTTACCAATTTGGAAGCTGGTTTTTTCGGGATATTTTGATAACTATTAAGCCAGTTTTGTAGATATCCTGGTGATTGACTAGCAGGTAAAGCCGGATTTGCTGTTTGTGGAACTTCTTCCTCAATCGGTTCAAAATCGCCAAATAAATCATCCCAACTCAGCCAAGGATCTGCGACTAAATCTTGATTTTGCGACTGACGGCTAACAGGTAAAGCAGGGGAAACATTACTTGCTGGTGGGGATGCGTCGAGTTTTTTACCTGTGCGTTGTCCAAAAAAGTAATTTACCGCAGCTTCGATTATTGCTTTAATTCGCAAGCGATCGCTTTGAATCTCTTCACCACGAACTGTTAATTCTTTCCCGTAAAGAAATATGTTTAACTGAGTTTGGGCAACTTTAATAATTTCCCGGCTGCGTTGTTGTACAGTTAATGTAGCGCGAGACAGCGGAGTTAAAGCGTTTGATTCTAACTTCGCCACAGATGCATCAATAAATGCTAGCACTTCATCAGATTTAACTAAAGCTTGTGTTTCCGTTTGTTCGGGTAGCGCAGGCGTTATATTACCATTACCTGTTAACTTTGTCAACAGTCGCTCAATTTCTGGTAAGACTTCTGTTTCTTGTTTTTCTGTAGCTAACCGCCAATAATGCCAGTAATCTGCAATTTCGCCAATAATTCTATCTTGTAATTTTTCTTGTTGCTGGCGTGTTAAAATGTCGAGAATTTCATTCTCGGCGGTGACGAGTACCAAACTGCGATTTTCGAGTTGGCTGGCTATTCCCCGCACTGTAGGAGTGTCTGTAACTGTTGAGGAGTAAGTCAGACTAGATGTGCTGGGTTGATTTGGAAAAAATTTGAACCGCCTAAATCCTAAGAAGTTTTTATTTACATTCTCCTTGTCTTGTTGTCTTGTTGTCTTGTTGTCCTTTAATGCTTGTAACACTCGTTGAATCGGTGTATCAGCGGCTGGGGGAGTTTCTAGTTGAGAACGGATATTATTTGCTTCTAAATGTAACCTGTTTTGCGGCGCTTGGGGGTGCAGTTGTTTACCGACTGATTCGACTGCTTGTTGCACCAGTATAATTACTGAATAAATCAGTGCTTGTAATGACCATTTTGTAGCGACTTGCAGATGGCGAAAAGTGCTATCCAAGCGATCGCCGAAACGTCGCGATTGTCGGTGGACAAAGTTAAATAGTCTGCTTTGATAACGATTAGAGGAAGCAGAAGGCATAGTGATGAACTTTTATTGAGCGCGTTGTTATTTATTGGACTTGCGTCAAACAATAAAACGACAAGCTGTTAAATATAGTAATTGCCATCATCTTAGCGAAAATATGACCCCTCCTGTACTTTCATCTGATATTAAATTGATTGTCCAAGCAATTGAGCAACTGCGCTCTTGTTGTCAAGTAAATGTTCAGTCTACCTGGCTGTGTAGTGAAGCTGATTTGGCGATTGCGGATATTACGGCATCAAAATTGTCTGTTTGGACACCTGTTGAGTTGAATGACCCCGGACATGTTGCTTGTTCCGGGGGGCGAAAAGTGCTATGGTTGGCGCAAAAGTTAATAGTTCCTGAGAATTTACAAGGCTATCCTTTGGCTGGTTTGTGTTTGCGGTTGGCGTTGACTTGGTGGGCGGATTCTGTTGAGGTTTATGTGAATGGTGAGTTGGCGGTTGAGGGTGATTTGTTTGATTGTTCGCCGAGGGTGTTACTTAGTCGTGAGGTGATGCCGGGGGAGGAGTTTGTTGTTGCTGTACGGTTGACAAGTCCGGGACATTGTGATGGGGCTTTGATGCGATCGCTTTTGGTGTATGAGTCTGATAATAATTTAGATCCGGGTTTTGTGGCTGATGAGTTAGCTGTGTTGTTGTGTTTTTTGGAAAGGTTTGCACCGGATAAGTTGGATGTTTTGGCAGGGGTGGTAAAACAGATAACGAACCGCCAAGACGCCAAGGACGCAGAGGAAGAGGGATTTGAGAAATCTTTCTTGGCGATGCGTCAAAATTTGATTGAATCCAAAGTCGATAATCTAAAATTCAAAATTTATCTGTTGGGTCATGCTCACCTTGATTTGGCATGGTTATGGCGGGTAAGTGAAACTTGGCAGGTTGCACAAAGTACTTTTGAGTCGGTTTTGAGGTTGCAGGAGGATTTTCCGGAGTTGATTTTT contains these protein-coding regions:
- a CDS encoding tellurite resistance TerB family protein codes for the protein MGLFDRMFSAQSQVQEAFSPAEAFAAITLAAIASDGYLSEEETRGITATLSRMKLFRSYPNDVMNRLLDKLLGILQRDGINTLFDTAKESLPPDLREAAFAVTADLILASGIFTEEENSFLNDLYQALGISRDIAIQVVQVMIIKNRG
- a CDS encoding UDP-N-acetylmuramoyl-tripeptide--D-alanyl-D-alanine ligase, with protein sequence MSCSATLTQLVEVLSAQPVNLSEAALTQLGSAIQTDTRFLQPGEVFVALRGEKFDGHEFVPMAIAKNAIAAIVDFEYENPGFPVLQVKDTLKAYQQIASWWRDRFQIPVIGVTGSVGKTTTKELIAAVLGTRGRVHKTYGNYNNEIGVPKTLLELSSEHDYAVIEMAMRGKGQIAELTEIARPTIAVITNVGTAHIELLGSTEAIAEAKCELLAQMPSSGVAILNHDNPLLMATAAKVWQGETLTYGLSGGDIHGLLIDNQTVKVGGMELPLPLPGRHNATNFMAALAVAQVVGIDWSCLKAGVVVDMPSGRSQRFALPNDVIILDETYNAAPEAMMAALQLLADTPGKRKIAVLGAMKELGERSHSLHSSVGEMVRKLNLDNLLVLVDGQDAEEYALSAKGIPSECFATHADLLARLKEFVTEGDRLLFKAAHSVGLDRVVNQFRLEFRSERLSAQSKI